A part of Amyelois transitella isolate CPQ chromosome 12, ilAmyTran1.1, whole genome shotgun sequence genomic DNA contains:
- the LOC106141999 gene encoding uncharacterized protein LOC106141999, giving the protein MAISRLSIVKFLELALTCSCVALHYHSYNSDADIGMLVTGTFVGYLIIFAGAAAGYVMQTPSHKRIDIFYSLVGVALFVASGAIIIDRYQHASKNDYTNKNLAKASLAIINGAVLLIDAVLTQRGG; this is encoded by the exons ATGGCTATCAGCAGATTGtcaattgttaaatttttggaGTTG GCGCTGACATGTTCGTGTGTGGCGCTTCACTACCACAGCTACAATTCTGATGCTGACATCGGCATGCTGGTCACCGGCACCTTTGTGGGCTACCTCATCATCTTTGCTGGTGCTGCGGCTG GTTACGTGATGCAGACGCCATCGCACAAGCGAATCGACATTTTCTACTCGTTGGTCGGAGTCGCCCTCTTTGTAGCCAGCGGAGCTATTATTATTGACAG ATACCAACACGCCTCCAAGAATGACTACACCAACAAAAACTTGGCCAAGGCCTCGCTGGCCATCATCAACGGAGCAGTCCTGCTTATTGACGCTGTTCTGACGCAGCGTGGAGGCTAA
- the LOC106141120 gene encoding uncharacterized protein LOC106141120, with translation MLIPTCLIKFMELTLTIACLTLHNYSYDLTDLPTFMLCSGTYVGFIIVLSGEIIGEMIFAPLDLVQDMYFGILGVGLFLTSGSMVLSGRTRKSPCPRTGDHLGAMVCGSVSVATGIIMFFDLSLAYLDSEEFDEEAPREAVSAAADPYVSSWWAAFGAVLFGACGALTLLSWKDVPPSDRYFYAHACAVCALAASAVFCIDSLISLCNARKYSSDSEKPEPCGGRMYQ, from the exons ATGCTTATACCGACTtgtttaataaagtttatggAATTA acatTAACAATAGCCTGCCTCACATTACATAACTACAGCTACGACTTGACAGACCTGCCGACATTTATGCTGTGTTCAGGAACGTATGTGGGATTCATCATAGTCCTCTCAGGAGAAATTATTG GAGAAATGATATTCGCGCCATTAGACCTTGTACAAGACATGTATTTCGGGATCCTCGGAGTGGGTTTGTTTCTAACAAGCGGGAGTATGGTGCTTTCGGGAAGGACAAGAAAGTCCCCGTGTCCCAGGACGGGAGACCACCTGGGAGCCATGGTGTGTGGGTCCGTGTCGGTCGCCACGGGAATCATCATGTTCTTCGACCTGAGTTTGGCGTATCTGGACTCGGAAGAGTTTGATGAGGAAGCGCCGA gAGAAGCAGTTTCAGCGGCAGCGGACCCGTACGTAAGCTCTTGGTGGGCGGCGTTCGGCGCCGTGCTGTTCGGCGCATGCGGCGCTCTCACCCTCCTCTCCTGGAAAGACGTCCCCCCCTCAGACAGATACTTTTACGCCCACGCCTGCGCTGTGTGTGCACTAGCCGCTTCTGCAGTATTCTGTATAGATTCCCTAATATCTCTTTGTAACGCTCGCAAGTATTCAAGTGACAGCGAAAAGCCGGAGCCCTGTGGCGGTCGAATGTACCAGTAA